A DNA window from Campylobacter anatolicus contains the following coding sequences:
- the fmt gene encoding methionyl-tRNA formyltransferase, whose protein sequence is MNVVFMGTPQYAVDILDALVNSNVNVVGVFTQPDKPIGRKQALTPSEVKIYAQTHLKNVKIYEPKTLRDESVVSELVALKPDFIVVAAYGKILPKVVLDISPCINLHASILPKYRGASPIQSALLNGEKQSGVTAMLMDEGLDTGDMLDFAYIDCQNLMADELFNALGKIGGELIVKTLKNFKNLIPIKQEESLATHCKKIQKSDGLINFEENAEQIYNKFRAYMPWPGIFTQSGLKILKLELVDTNGNVKSGEIFEIYKDSFVVGCKSGAIKIFYVQEPSKKAVAAVDYINGKRLRIGDFIY, encoded by the coding sequence ATGAATGTAGTCTTTATGGGGACGCCACAGTATGCAGTGGATATTTTAGATGCTTTAGTAAATAGTAATGTAAATGTAGTGGGTGTTTTTACTCAGCCTGATAAGCCTATAGGAAGAAAGCAAGCATTAACACCAAGCGAAGTTAAAATTTACGCCCAAACGCACCTAAAAAATGTAAAAATTTATGAGCCAAAGACGTTAAGAGATGAGAGTGTAGTGAGTGAGTTGGTAGCATTAAAGCCTGATTTTATCGTAGTTGCAGCTTATGGTAAAATTTTACCAAAAGTGGTTTTAGATATTTCTCCTTGCATAAACCTACATGCCTCAATCCTGCCAAAATACCGAGGTGCTAGTCCGATACAATCAGCCTTGTTAAACGGTGAAAAGCAAAGCGGAGTAACTGCGATGCTTATGGATGAGGGGCTTGATACTGGTGATATGCTTGATTTTGCTTATATTGATTGTCAAAATTTAATGGCTGATGAGCTTTTTAATGCTCTCGGTAAAATCGGTGGAGAGTTAATAGTAAAGACACTTAAAAATTTTAAAAACCTAATCCCTATAAAGCAAGAGGAGAGCTTGGCAACACATTGTAAAAAGATACAAAAGAGCGATGGACTTATAAACTTTGAAGAAAATGCGGAGCAGATTTATAATAAATTTAGAGCTTATATGCCTTGGCCTGGCATCTTTACGCAAAGTGGACTTAAAATTTTAAAGCTTGAATTAGTAGATACTAATGGCAACGTTAAGAGTGGAGAGATTTTTGAAATTTATAAAGATAGTTTTGTCGTTGGTTGTAAAAGCGGTGCGATAAAAATTTTTTACGTTCAAGAACCGAGCA
- the rplU gene encoding 50S ribosomal protein L21 has protein sequence MSKYAIFKHGGKQYRVSEGEYLKLDRFEAEPKSKLEITEVLAVNDGEVKVGAPFVEGAKVVLEVVNLGKDKKVVIYKKRRRKDSKLKRGFRRQFTRVKIVSIVA, from the coding sequence ATGTCAAAATACGCTATATTTAAGCATGGCGGAAAGCAGTATCGTGTCAGCGAGGGTGAATATCTTAAGCTTGATCGCTTTGAAGCTGAGCCAAAATCAAAGCTAGAGATCACAGAGGTTTTAGCTGTGAATGATGGTGAAGTAAAGGTAGGTGCACCATTTGTTGAGGGTGCAAAAGTTGTCTTAGAGGTCGTTAATCTAGGTAAAGACAAAAAAGTCGTAATCTATAAAAAACGCAGACGCAAAGACTCAAAACTCAAACGTGGTTTTAGAAGACAATTCACACGCGTTAAAATCGTAAGTATCGTAGCTTAA
- the rpmA gene encoding 50S ribosomal protein L27 yields MAHKKGQGSTQNNRDSIGRRLGVKKFGGEFVRAGNIIIRQRGTATHAGSNVGLGKDHTIFALIDGYVKFERKDKNRKKVSVYPAA; encoded by the coding sequence ATGGCACACAAAAAAGGTCAGGGCTCAACCCAGAATAACCGAGATTCTATAGGACGCCGACTTGGTGTCAAGAAATTTGGTGGAGAGTTTGTAAGAGCTGGAAATATCATCATCCGCCAAAGAGGCACTGCAACACATGCAGGAAGTAACGTAGGTCTAGGTAAAGACCACACTATCTTTGCACTTATTGACGGTTACGTTAAATTTGAAAGAAAAGACAAAAACAGAAAAAAAGTCTCTGTATATCCTGCTGCTTAA
- a CDS encoding cytochrome-c peroxidase: MKTKFSLLSCVLVSSLFGDNLIKDALDSGMVALPSDPVALTKMINDASPDSKEYPTTMAAYELGKRLYFDPRLSKSGIISCNTCHNLGLGGVDGVPASTGHKWAPNPHHVNAPTVYNSVFNAVQFWDGRAAHLAAQAAGPMTADVEMAATPELVVDRLKSIPAYVAEFKSVFNSEIKFELVTTAIGIFERTLVTPSRFDKFLEGDANALSETEKKGLKTFIDKGCVTCHNGVNLGGTLQPFEVAAKYKFADVGDFKGDANGMVKAPTLRNIELTAPYFHNGTIWSLKEAVQTMGSVQLGIEISDKEANSIVTFLNALTGKMPKVEYPMFPASTYTTSKPELDY, from the coding sequence ATGAAGACTAAGTTTAGCTTATTAAGCTGTGTTTTAGTGAGTTCACTTTTTGGTGATAATCTTATCAAGGATGCACTTGATAGCGGTATGGTGGCACTCCCTAGCGACCCAGTAGCTCTTACAAAGATGATAAACGATGCATCACCTGACTCAAAAGAGTATCCAACAACTATGGCTGCTTATGAATTAGGCAAGAGGCTATATTTTGATCCACGCTTATCAAAATCAGGTATAATTAGTTGCAATACCTGTCATAACTTAGGTCTTGGCGGAGTCGATGGAGTTCCAGCTTCAACGGGACACAAATGGGCACCAAATCCTCACCACGTCAATGCTCCGACCGTTTATAACTCTGTGTTTAATGCAGTTCAGTTTTGGGATGGACGTGCAGCACACTTAGCCGCTCAAGCAGCAGGTCCGATGACAGCAGATGTTGAGATGGCAGCTACTCCCGAACTTGTCGTAGATAGATTAAAGTCTATACCGGCTTACGTTGCTGAGTTTAAGTCAGTATTTAATAGTGAGATAAAATTTGAACTTGTAACGACTGCTATTGGGATATTTGAAAGGACGCTTGTAACTCCGTCAAGATTTGATAAATTCCTTGAGGGTGATGCAAATGCCTTAAGCGAAACTGAGAAAAAAGGACTAAAAACTTTTATTGACAAGGGCTGTGTAACATGCCATAATGGCGTGAATTTAGGTGGCACACTTCAGCCGTTTGAAGTGGCGGCTAAGTATAAATTTGCTGATGTTGGTGACTTTAAAGGTGATGCAAATGGTATGGTTAAAGCACCTACTTTACGTAATATTGAGCTTACTGCACCGTATTTTCACAACGGAACTATCTGGTCGCTTAAAGAGGCGGTTCAGACTATGGGGAGTGTCCAGCTTGGCATTGAGATAAGTGATAAAGAGGCAAACTCAATCGTAACGTTTTTAAATGCTTTAACGGGTAAAATGCCAAAAGTAGAGTATCCGATGTTTCCTGCTTCAACTTATACTACTTCAAAACCAGAGCTTGATTATTAA
- the obgE gene encoding GTPase ObgE — protein MFIDSVRLTLSSGHGGAGAVSFRREKHVILGGPDGGDGGDGGDVYFIVDNNTHTLANYKGKRAMSAKDGEAGQGRRMTGKKGENLELIVPPGTAVYDANSGELLLDMVNEGDRAMFLKGGKGGLGNVHFKSSTNQAPEYAQKGTPEQTCDVRLELKLIADVGLVGFPNVGKSTLISTISNAKPQIANYEFTTLTPKLGLVEVDEYNGFVMADIPGIIEGASDGRGLGLKFLKHIERTKILLYMLDLANYRELKEQFDTLKSEINKFSPKLAKRDYAIALTRMDAVDNLEKKIAEFLRELGINSEKLGFKQDIYEFDNTKPYFIMPISSATNENINELKFNLLELMQKDRLK, from the coding sequence ATGTTTATAGATAGCGTAAGATTAACTTTAAGTTCTGGGCATGGCGGTGCTGGTGCTGTAAGTTTTCGCCGAGAGAAGCACGTGATTTTAGGTGGCCCTGATGGCGGTGATGGCGGTGATGGCGGTGATGTGTATTTCATAGTTGATAACAACACGCATACACTTGCAAATTATAAAGGTAAACGTGCAATGAGTGCTAAAGATGGTGAAGCTGGACAGGGTCGGCGTATGACTGGTAAAAAAGGTGAAAACTTGGAGCTTATTGTCCCGCCAGGCACGGCTGTATATGATGCAAATAGCGGTGAGTTACTACTTGATATGGTAAACGAAGGTGATCGTGCAATGTTTTTAAAAGGTGGCAAAGGCGGACTTGGCAATGTGCATTTTAAAAGCTCAACTAACCAAGCTCCAGAATATGCACAAAAAGGTACTCCTGAGCAGACATGTGATGTCCGTCTTGAACTAAAACTTATCGCAGATGTGGGACTTGTTGGTTTTCCAAATGTTGGTAAGTCAACGCTTATCTCAACTATCTCAAATGCAAAGCCACAGATTGCAAACTACGAATTTACTACGCTTACACCAAAGCTTGGGCTTGTTGAAGTTGATGAGTATAATGGCTTCGTGATGGCAGACATCCCTGGTATCATAGAGGGTGCAAGTGATGGTAGAGGGCTTGGACTTAAGTTTTTAAAGCATATTGAGCGGACAAAAATTTTGCTTTATATGCTTGATTTGGCAAACTATCGTGAGCTAAAAGAGCAGTTTGATACACTAAAGAGTGAGATTAATAAATTCTCGCCTAAACTTGCAAAAAGGGATTACGCTATAGCTCTCACTCGTATGGATGCGGTTGATAATTTAGAAAAAAAGATAGCTGAGTTTTTACGTGAGCTTGGCATTAATAGCGAGAAGCTAGGCTTTAAGCAAGATATTTATGAGTTTGATAACACAAAGCCATACTTTATAATGCCTATAAGTTCTGCTACAAATGAGAATATAAATGAACTTAAATTTAACTTGCTTGAATTAATGCAAAAAGATAGGCTAAAATGA